The Lysinibacter cavernae genome has a window encoding:
- a CDS encoding helix-turn-helix domain-containing protein, with protein MTPQQEDRDHLIVCRLDALLEERGMTLVELANQVGVTVVNLSILKNNRGRAIRFNTLTKLCLVLDCTPGDLFVLAKEAR; from the coding sequence TTGACTCCCCAGCAGGAAGACAGAGACCACCTCATCGTGTGCCGGCTGGATGCCCTGCTCGAGGAACGCGGCATGACGCTCGTTGAGCTGGCGAACCAGGTCGGCGTGACCGTCGTGAACCTGTCGATTTTGAAGAATAACCGCGGGCGGGCTATCCGCTTCAATACCCTCACCAAGCTGTGTTTGGTGCTCGACTGCACCCCTGGCGATCTGTTTGTGCTCGCCAAGGAGGCCAGGTAG
- a CDS encoding DUF4956 domain-containing protein: MNQAILIAVDLLAICLLTFGLYFPRHRRRDLVVAFLGVNVGVLAVAIVLGSSTIGAGLGLGLFGVLSIIRLRSSEIEQHEVAYYFAALALGLISGLSGSLSPLSIVLMALIVLVLYVGDHPSLFRRYRQQSILLDAAFASETELMAHLGGLLGARIRSVTVRELNLVNDTTLVDVRYQVLDARADRADTQRREMPERLESGVVS; this comes from the coding sequence ATGAATCAAGCCATCCTTATCGCCGTCGATCTGCTCGCGATCTGCCTGCTCACCTTTGGGCTGTATTTTCCGCGGCACCGTAGGCGCGACCTCGTCGTGGCCTTTCTTGGGGTGAACGTTGGCGTGCTCGCCGTCGCGATCGTGCTCGGGAGTAGCACGATCGGTGCCGGCCTAGGGCTTGGCCTGTTTGGGGTGCTTTCGATCATCCGTCTGCGCTCAAGCGAAATCGAGCAGCACGAAGTTGCCTACTACTTTGCGGCTCTCGCGCTCGGCCTGATCTCTGGGTTGAGTGGCTCGCTCAGCCCGCTCTCGATCGTGCTTATGGCGCTGATCGTGCTGGTGCTGTACGTTGGCGACCACCCGAGCCTGTTCCGCAGGTACCGGCAGCAGAGCATCCTGCTCGACGCCGCGTTTGCGAGCGAGACCGAGCTGATGGCTCACCTTGGCGGGTTGCTCGGCGCGCGCATCCGCTCGGTGACGGTTCGCGAGCTTAACCTCGTGAACGACACGACGCTTGTTGACGTTCGGTACCAGGTACTGGATGCTCGCGCTGATCGAGCCGACACGCAGCGGCGAGAGATGCCGGAACGACTTGAGTCCGGGGTGGTCTCGTGA
- a CDS encoding type II toxin-antitoxin system PemK/MazF family toxin produces the protein MVIRRGTVVIIDFGTPLGSETAKRRPAVVIQRDELNNSQLATITVAAITSNTMHADRPGNVFLPSTASGLDRDSVVSVTQVSTVDRSRIDGIVGELPEYLIHEIDSGLRMALGV, from the coding sequence ATGGTGATTCGCCGAGGCACGGTCGTGATCATCGATTTTGGCACGCCGCTTGGCAGCGAAACCGCAAAGCGGCGCCCAGCGGTGGTCATTCAACGAGACGAGCTCAATAACAGCCAGCTCGCTACCATCACTGTCGCGGCGATCACGTCAAACACCATGCACGCAGATCGACCAGGCAACGTGTTTTTGCCCAGCACAGCGAGCGGACTCGACCGCGACTCAGTCGTTTCAGTTACCCAGGTCAGCACGGTAGACCGCTCACGCATCGATGGCATCGTCGGCGAGCTCCCGGAATACCTCATCCACGAAATCGATTCGGGGCTTCGCATGGCCCTCGGGGTATAG
- a CDS encoding M18 family aminopeptidase translates to MSATISTSDYISDFSRFIAASPSSYHAAAEAGRRLDEAGFTRLSESEQWPTSPGGRYVIRDGAIIAWVQPETADKDTPFRILGAHTDSPGFKLKPKPTIGSNGWLQAGVEVYGGPLLNSWLDRELELAGRLVTQDGAEFLVRTGPFLRIPQLAIHLDRDANSGLTLDRQRHTAPVFGVGDDGQADLIAHLAMLAGVEADEVAGYDILTADTNPPARFGLEDSLFAAGRMDNLSSVFAGLNALISHSDAGEADSAGNISVLAAFDHEELGSESRSGASGPLLDDVLTRIGAGLGATATDRLRAYAESWCLSSDAGHSVHPNYAEKHDPANRPVAGGGPLLKINANQRYATDAHGAALWSRACAAAGAEYQEFVSNNTVPCGSTIGPLTATRLGIRTVDVGVPLLSMHSARELAHVDDLWALAAAVRMFFAGV, encoded by the coding sequence ATGAGCGCGACGATCAGCACGAGTGACTACATCAGCGATTTTTCGAGGTTCATTGCGGCGAGCCCATCGTCGTATCACGCCGCAGCTGAGGCCGGTAGGCGCCTCGACGAGGCCGGATTCACGAGGCTGAGCGAATCGGAACAGTGGCCGACCTCGCCAGGAGGACGCTACGTCATCCGCGACGGCGCCATTATCGCCTGGGTGCAGCCGGAGACAGCCGATAAGGATACCCCGTTCCGCATCCTTGGCGCACACACCGATTCGCCAGGGTTTAAGCTCAAGCCCAAACCGACTATCGGCTCAAACGGTTGGCTGCAGGCAGGCGTTGAGGTATACGGTGGCCCTCTGCTGAACTCATGGCTCGACAGGGAACTGGAGCTTGCTGGGCGGCTCGTCACACAGGACGGGGCCGAGTTCCTCGTTCGGACCGGGCCGTTCTTGCGCATCCCACAGTTGGCCATTCACCTCGACCGCGACGCGAACTCGGGCCTGACACTTGACCGCCAGCGCCACACCGCGCCGGTCTTTGGCGTTGGTGATGACGGGCAGGCTGACCTGATCGCGCATCTCGCGATGCTTGCGGGTGTTGAAGCAGACGAGGTCGCTGGGTACGACATCCTGACCGCTGATACCAACCCGCCAGCGCGTTTTGGGCTTGAGGACTCCCTGTTCGCCGCGGGGCGGATGGACAACCTGTCTTCCGTGTTTGCAGGGCTCAATGCCCTCATCTCGCACTCGGATGCCGGCGAGGCAGACAGCGCAGGCAACATCAGCGTGCTTGCCGCGTTCGACCATGAAGAGCTTGGCTCGGAATCCAGATCAGGGGCGAGCGGCCCGTTGCTGGATGACGTGCTCACGCGCATCGGCGCCGGTCTTGGTGCCACAGCGACCGACCGCCTCCGTGCCTACGCCGAATCCTGGTGCCTCTCGTCTGACGCCGGACACTCGGTGCACCCAAACTACGCTGAGAAGCACGACCCCGCCAACCGGCCAGTGGCTGGGGGTGGCCCGCTGCTGAAGATCAATGCGAACCAGCGGTACGCGACTGACGCCCACGGGGCTGCCCTCTGGTCTCGCGCCTGCGCCGCGGCTGGCGCTGAGTATCAGGAGTTTGTCTCGAATAACACCGTTCCGTGCGGCTCGACTATTGGCCCTCTGACGGCGACGCGGCTTGGCATCCGCACCGTCGACGTTGGGGTTCCCCTACTCTCGATGCATTCAGCTCGGGAGCTTGCGCATGTTGACGACCTGTGGGCGCTCGCGGCGGCCGTGCGGATGTTCTTCGCCGGGGTGTAG
- a CDS encoding dihydrodipicolinate synthase family protein → MSIPNSSTPWRGVYVASALPFNDDLSVDFDGFADHVRFLAENGCHGITPNGSLGEYQTLTAEERARVVTTAVEAAPDGFGVMPGVAAYGALETVRWVEQAADAGAQSVLMLPPNTYRADDEAVLHHYREAAKVGLPIVAYNNPFDTKVDLRPELLAQLHDEGLIVAVKEFTGDCRRAYQIQELAPELDILVGTDDVLLEVGLAGAKGWVSGYPNALPKACVELYNLVTSGDVTDLNAALPMYRDLHELFRWDSKTEFVQAIKLSMDMVGLKGGPTRPPRGPLSEADAASVVRATEAAIAAGYR, encoded by the coding sequence ATGAGCATCCCCAACTCCAGTACCCCATGGCGCGGCGTCTATGTCGCCAGCGCCCTCCCGTTTAATGACGATCTCTCGGTTGATTTTGATGGATTCGCTGACCACGTGCGATTCCTCGCAGAGAACGGCTGCCACGGCATCACGCCAAACGGTTCGCTTGGTGAATATCAAACCCTCACCGCCGAAGAGCGGGCGCGTGTTGTCACCACCGCAGTTGAGGCTGCTCCCGATGGCTTCGGCGTCATGCCGGGAGTTGCGGCGTACGGCGCCCTTGAGACGGTCCGCTGGGTTGAGCAGGCGGCGGATGCCGGTGCGCAGTCGGTCCTCATGCTTCCGCCAAACACCTACCGGGCCGACGACGAGGCCGTGCTGCATCACTACCGAGAAGCCGCGAAGGTCGGCCTCCCCATCGTGGCCTACAACAATCCCTTCGACACCAAGGTTGACCTTCGCCCCGAACTGCTCGCCCAGCTGCATGACGAGGGGCTCATCGTCGCGGTGAAGGAGTTCACCGGCGACTGCCGCCGCGCGTACCAGATTCAGGAGCTGGCGCCCGAACTCGACATCCTCGTTGGCACGGATGACGTGCTGCTCGAAGTTGGCCTCGCCGGCGCAAAGGGCTGGGTTTCCGGCTACCCCAACGCCTTACCAAAAGCATGCGTTGAGCTTTACAACCTCGTGACATCTGGCGACGTCACCGACCTCAACGCTGCGCTGCCGATGTATCGCGACCTGCACGAGCTGTTCCGCTGGGATTCAAAGACCGAGTTTGTGCAGGCGATCAAGCTGTCAATGGACATGGTTGGGCTTAAGGGCGGGCCAACGCGTCCTCCGCGCGGTCCGCTGTCTGAGGCGGATGCGGCATCCGTCGTGCGCGCAACCGAGGCGGCGATTGCGGCTGGATACCGCTAG
- a CDS encoding YdeI/OmpD-associated family protein: MNTPDDAPSTPPKPRKAAPEKSAPVTSPAIEPFVVKDAEAWRTWLDDNEELNDGVWLVLAKKGTTQPTSLSYAQALDEALCSGWIDGQKRSLDAATFLQRFTPRRPRSIWSARNVEHTERLTGEGRMRPRGQTEIDKAVADGRWDRAYKGSSTIEVPEELANALAASPVAAERFKSLTGQNRYAFLHRVTIGRTPELRERAAERLVEKLEQGVTPYEQPEPQTPTPASGS; the protein is encoded by the coding sequence ATGAACACACCAGATGACGCCCCGTCAACTCCGCCGAAACCACGGAAGGCAGCGCCTGAGAAATCAGCGCCCGTCACCTCGCCGGCGATCGAGCCCTTTGTGGTGAAGGATGCCGAGGCCTGGCGGACCTGGCTCGACGATAACGAAGAACTCAACGACGGTGTCTGGCTTGTGCTCGCGAAGAAGGGCACAACACAACCAACCTCACTGAGCTATGCGCAAGCCCTCGACGAAGCCCTCTGCAGCGGCTGGATTGACGGTCAAAAACGCAGCCTTGATGCGGCAACATTCCTCCAACGATTCACCCCAAGACGGCCCAGAAGCATATGGTCGGCCCGAAACGTCGAACACACCGAACGATTGACAGGCGAAGGGCGGATGCGCCCCCGTGGTCAAACCGAGATCGATAAGGCAGTTGCCGACGGGCGCTGGGATCGGGCGTATAAGGGCTCGTCAACCATTGAGGTTCCGGAAGAGCTCGCGAATGCCCTCGCCGCCTCTCCAGTGGCGGCCGAGCGTTTCAAGTCGCTGACCGGTCAGAATCGATACGCGTTCTTGCACAGGGTTACCATTGGGCGCACCCCCGAGTTGCGGGAGCGCGCGGCCGAACGGCTCGTTGAGAAGCTCGAACAGGGCGTGACTCCGTACGAACAGCCTGAACCGCAGACGCCCACGCCGGCATCCGGATCGTAG
- a CDS encoding GntR family transcriptional regulator has translation MTRNGAIVTQQSLRDQVLAILRKRLAVGDMVAGELYSATAIATELGVSSSPVREALLALVEQGVMEPIRNRGFRVVPMTERDRKDVHKLRLLIEVPTMLELVGHPEMERREHEFRAIAHEIVDAADRADYVAYLAGDRSFHLGLLGITGNERLVALVENLRDQTRQGGLVSLFESGQLRDTAEEHFLILDALMAKDSRLVESLMVAHLDHVVADWGPADS, from the coding sequence ATGACACGGAACGGCGCCATTGTCACCCAACAGAGTCTGCGTGACCAGGTTTTGGCGATACTTCGAAAGCGACTTGCTGTCGGCGACATGGTTGCCGGTGAACTGTACTCGGCTACCGCCATTGCGACCGAGTTGGGCGTCTCCAGCAGCCCGGTCAGGGAGGCGCTGCTCGCGCTTGTCGAACAGGGCGTCATGGAGCCCATCCGCAACCGGGGGTTTCGGGTAGTTCCTATGACTGAGCGGGACCGGAAGGACGTGCATAAGCTGCGCCTGCTGATTGAGGTGCCGACCATGCTTGAGCTGGTTGGGCATCCAGAGATGGAGCGGCGAGAACACGAGTTCCGCGCGATCGCTCATGAGATCGTGGATGCAGCCGACCGTGCAGACTATGTGGCCTATCTTGCAGGGGATCGCAGCTTTCACCTCGGGCTGCTTGGTATTACGGGCAACGAACGTCTTGTTGCGCTCGTCGAAAACCTGCGCGACCAGACTCGCCAGGGCGGCCTCGTTTCGCTGTTTGAATCTGGTCAGCTTCGAGATACTGCCGAGGAACATTTTCTGATTCTGGATGCCCTCATGGCAAAAGATTCACGCCTGGTTGAGAGCCTCATGGTCGCGCACTTAGATCATGTCGTGGCTGACTGGGGCCCTGCGGACTCATAA
- a CDS encoding ribbon-helix-helix protein, CopG family, with protein MKTAISVPDNTFEAVEKQARLLNMNRSEFFSVAAQRYLDELNREQLTNEMNAAIERTGGEQSAEIRRSEETIPAFAELLTDEQW; from the coding sequence ATGAAGACCGCAATTTCAGTCCCAGATAACACGTTTGAGGCCGTTGAGAAACAAGCCCGCCTCCTCAACATGAACCGATCTGAGTTCTTCTCAGTCGCGGCTCAGCGTTACCTCGATGAGCTCAACCGAGAGCAACTTACCAACGAAATGAACGCAGCAATCGAACGCACCGGCGGCGAACAGTCGGCTGAGATCCGCCGCTCAGAAGAGACCATCCCCGCCTTTGCCGAGCTCCTGACCGACGAGCAATGGTGA
- a CDS encoding PadR family transcriptional regulator yields the protein MDTTQLLKGVLDAAVLAVVSHEDGYGYDVVRRLRSAGLDNVGDASVYGTLRRLYTAGSLSTYVVASDGGPNRKYYSITSQGHHALAEQRITWAAFTQSLSALLNNAASQDAAGAPPSGAVSNGAALGNTALGNAALGDGTPHGAQRLDEYADPVPQPPASTIPAASEAARHSLTGADHDA from the coding sequence TTGGATACCACTCAGCTCCTCAAAGGAGTGCTCGATGCCGCTGTCCTCGCGGTTGTCAGCCACGAAGACGGTTACGGTTACGACGTTGTCCGGCGGTTGCGCTCGGCGGGGCTCGACAACGTAGGCGACGCCTCGGTTTACGGCACGCTGCGACGGCTCTACACGGCCGGATCGCTGTCAACGTATGTTGTGGCCTCAGACGGCGGGCCAAACCGCAAGTACTACTCGATCACCTCGCAGGGGCACCACGCCCTCGCAGAGCAGCGGATCACCTGGGCCGCGTTTACGCAGTCGCTCTCGGCCCTACTCAACAACGCGGCGTCTCAGGATGCCGCCGGCGCACCTCCGAGCGGTGCCGTCTCGAACGGTGCTGCCTTGGGCAACACTGCGTTGGGCAATGCTGCGTTGGGTGATGGTACCCCGCACGGTGCACAGCGACTCGATGAATATGCCGACCCTGTGCCGCAGCCCCCGGCATCCACCATCCCAGCGGCAAGCGAAGCCGCCCGCCACAGCCTGACCGGAGCAGACCATGACGCATAA
- a CDS encoding MBL fold metallo-hydrolase has product MNERTRIQNLVTSGTFSLDGGTWDVDNNVWVVGDDSEVIVIDPAHDPAAIAEVVDGRRVKAILLTHAHDDHIRSVGGFRALTGAPVYLNPADRMLWDEVYSTELPDHPIFDGDRFEVGGAHLTALATPGHSPGSTCFYSGELGALFSGDTLFNGGPGATGRSHSNFDTIIVSITEKLLPLPEDTVVYTGHGETTTIGDESPHLEEWITRGH; this is encoded by the coding sequence ATGAACGAACGCACACGCATCCAAAACCTCGTAACCAGCGGAACCTTTTCGCTCGACGGCGGCACCTGGGACGTCGATAACAACGTCTGGGTCGTTGGCGACGACTCCGAGGTCATCGTCATTGACCCAGCCCACGACCCGGCGGCAATCGCCGAGGTTGTTGACGGGCGCAGGGTCAAGGCCATCCTGCTCACGCACGCCCACGACGACCACATCCGCTCGGTAGGTGGATTCCGCGCCCTCACCGGCGCCCCGGTCTACCTCAATCCGGCCGACCGGATGCTGTGGGACGAGGTGTACTCCACCGAGCTGCCAGACCACCCCATCTTCGACGGCGACCGTTTCGAGGTTGGCGGCGCGCACCTCACCGCCCTCGCGACGCCAGGCCACTCACCCGGCTCAACCTGTTTCTACAGCGGGGAACTCGGCGCACTCTTCTCGGGCGACACCCTGTTCAACGGCGGTCCCGGCGCAACCGGGCGCTCGCACAGCAACTTCGACACGATCATCGTCTCGATCACCGAAAAGCTACTGCCACTCCCCGAGGACACGGTGGTGTACACCGGTCACGGCGAAACCACAACAATCGGCGACGAGTCCCCACACCTCGAAGAATGGATCACTCGCGGCCACTAG
- a CDS encoding HelD family protein — translation MFGHLGMLNGERWYIGRMGITDPAEKDTLLVDWRAPVSRPFYTATPLQPDGTEDRSTIESRGWTITRVSTETLDPSKLPEGAASVGVSNALMTAVSQHRTGRMNDIVATIQREQDNIIRSELRGTLLVQGGPGTGKTAVALHRAAFLLYEHRDRLAKSGVLIVGPNPTFLRYIGNVLPSLGEDSAILTTIGDLLPGITATRTDPTAAAELKGRLELSRVIKRAVERKQISSNQPMTVTLDSGDAVTLSASDLAELRKQMRRLRRPHNQARTVFESRFRRLVAKTALSSGDLQGLYSASSAEDIADLASELAEDDAVYAAADILWPIISPSELLRGLLTDPRELTACTHGFSRDERETLLASYDASGWSESDIPLLDEAQELLGNDPRPEIRARARARAADSQQLQYAQGVLDIFGDSTGEDADEASSVSARELVDRHQERDNRTVAERAYADEAWTYGHIIVDEAQELTPMALRSLIRRCPTQSMTLVGDIHQASVTLGRADWDGIFGGQIRRYRREDLTVNYRTPAEVMDIAAGVLSVIDPGERPSASIRSTGRPPTFDRVAEDDIVARVLAEATEFLRDTTEGTVAIIAGVGTSDTLAGQLREAVRLLNTGVDAGFGASSPEAKAGTRSAPSTGEERLWVGSPRDSKGLEFDRVIVVEPGTAERELTLPEYRDLYVALSRATQDLVVVHATPLPAGLTPSLVDSPLGA, via the coding sequence ATGTTTGGACACCTTGGGATGCTCAACGGAGAACGCTGGTACATCGGCAGGATGGGCATCACCGACCCGGCCGAAAAGGATACGCTGCTCGTCGACTGGCGCGCGCCCGTCTCCCGACCTTTCTATACCGCGACCCCGCTTCAGCCCGATGGCACGGAGGATCGCAGCACAATCGAGTCACGCGGCTGGACCATCACTCGGGTCAGCACCGAAACGCTCGACCCGAGCAAGCTCCCTGAGGGGGCTGCTTCCGTTGGGGTTTCAAACGCCCTCATGACGGCGGTCTCCCAGCACCGCACCGGCCGTATGAACGATATTGTCGCGACCATCCAGCGCGAACAAGACAACATCATCCGATCAGAGCTTCGTGGCACCCTGCTGGTACAGGGCGGGCCAGGAACCGGCAAAACCGCCGTTGCGCTTCACCGGGCTGCGTTTCTGCTGTACGAGCACCGCGACCGGCTCGCAAAATCCGGCGTGCTCATTGTTGGCCCAAACCCAACCTTCCTTCGCTACATCGGCAACGTGCTCCCGTCGCTCGGTGAAGACAGCGCCATCCTGACGACGATTGGCGACCTGCTGCCAGGCATCACTGCGACGAGGACCGACCCAACCGCGGCCGCCGAACTCAAGGGCCGCCTTGAGCTGAGCCGTGTCATCAAACGCGCGGTTGAGCGCAAGCAGATCTCGAGCAACCAGCCCATGACCGTCACGCTCGATTCGGGGGATGCGGTCACCCTGTCCGCTTCCGACCTCGCCGAGCTGCGCAAACAGATGCGTCGCCTCCGCAGGCCACACAACCAGGCAAGAACCGTGTTTGAGTCGCGTTTCCGTCGGCTAGTCGCCAAGACCGCGCTGTCGTCGGGTGATCTGCAGGGCCTCTACTCGGCAAGCAGCGCCGAGGATATTGCCGACCTCGCAAGCGAACTCGCAGAGGACGATGCCGTTTACGCGGCAGCCGACATCCTCTGGCCAATCATCTCCCCGAGCGAACTCCTCAGGGGGCTCCTCACCGACCCCCGCGAACTCACCGCCTGCACTCACGGCTTTTCGCGCGATGAACGCGAAACCTTGCTCGCAAGCTACGACGCGTCGGGCTGGAGCGAATCGGATATCCCCCTGCTCGACGAGGCTCAAGAGCTGCTTGGCAACGATCCACGCCCTGAAATCAGGGCTCGGGCACGGGCACGCGCCGCGGATTCGCAGCAGTTGCAGTACGCGCAGGGAGTGCTCGACATTTTTGGCGACAGCACGGGGGAGGATGCCGACGAGGCGTCGTCGGTCAGCGCGCGCGAGCTCGTCGACCGACACCAGGAGCGCGACAATCGCACGGTAGCCGAGCGCGCCTACGCCGACGAAGCGTGGACATACGGCCACATCATCGTTGATGAGGCACAAGAACTCACCCCGATGGCACTTCGCTCGCTCATCCGTCGCTGCCCAACGCAGTCGATGACGCTGGTTGGCGATATCCACCAGGCCTCCGTCACGCTCGGTCGCGCCGACTGGGACGGAATCTTCGGCGGACAAATCCGCCGATACCGTCGCGAAGATCTGACCGTGAATTACCGAACGCCCGCCGAAGTCATGGACATTGCGGCCGGTGTGCTTTCGGTGATTGATCCCGGCGAGCGGCCTTCGGCATCCATCCGCTCAACCGGCCGACCGCCCACCTTCGACCGAGTCGCCGAAGACGATATCGTTGCCCGCGTGCTCGCAGAGGCGACGGAGTTCTTGCGGGACACCACGGAGGGCACCGTTGCGATCATTGCTGGCGTTGGAACCTCCGACACGCTCGCTGGTCAGCTACGCGAAGCCGTGCGGTTGCTCAATACGGGCGTGGATGCTGGTTTCGGAGCGTCATCGCCTGAGGCCAAGGCCGGTACCCGGTCGGCCCCATCCACAGGGGAGGAGCGCCTCTGGGTGGGAAGCCCTCGCGATTCAAAGGGTCTCGAGTTTGACCGGGTCATCGTGGTGGAGCCTGGAACAGCTGAACGCGAACTCACCCTGCCCGAGTACCGCGACCTATACGTTGCCCTCAGCCGGGCGACGCAGGATCTTGTTGTTGTGCATGCTACGCCGCTGCCTGCTGGGCTCACGCCGTCGCTGGTTGATTCGCCGCTCGGAGCCTAG
- a CDS encoding type I restriction endonuclease yields the protein MEFAEKLASLSNKVKQQRSQILTEEAAKNAFVMPFISLILGYDVFNPMEVIPEFVADVGVKKGEKVDYAIVRDGEIQMLIECKKTSQALRIEHASQLFRYFSVTAARVAVLTNGEVYQFYTDLDSPNKMDEKPFLVLDLADIDDALVPELRKLTKETFDLDSILSAAGELKYIGQIKRALAQQIKEPDDEWVRFFTSRVYEGQFTQKVREQFRVLVAKASKQYLNDQVNERLKAALGSEERVSAANAVIDPSDMSELVAESDVIDGEKGIETTLEEIEGYQIVRAIVCSDVRLARVTQRDTKSYFGILLDDNNRKPIARLHFNRAQKYLGLFDEDKVETRHPIDSLDEIYEHVDHLRATVGKYE from the coding sequence ATGGAATTTGCGGAGAAGCTTGCCAGCCTGTCGAATAAGGTCAAGCAACAACGTTCACAAATCTTGACGGAAGAAGCAGCGAAGAATGCGTTTGTGATGCCATTCATTTCGTTGATTTTGGGTTACGACGTTTTCAATCCGATGGAAGTCATTCCCGAGTTTGTTGCTGACGTGGGTGTGAAAAAAGGCGAGAAGGTTGATTACGCCATTGTTCGCGACGGTGAGATTCAGATGCTCATCGAGTGTAAAAAGACCTCGCAGGCACTCCGTATCGAGCACGCCAGCCAACTCTTTCGTTATTTTTCAGTGACGGCTGCGCGTGTGGCCGTGTTGACGAACGGTGAGGTCTATCAGTTCTACACGGATCTCGATTCGCCAAACAAGATGGATGAGAAGCCATTTTTGGTTCTGGACCTCGCAGATATCGATGATGCGCTTGTGCCTGAACTGCGCAAGCTTACAAAGGAAACATTCGATCTCGACTCAATCTTGAGTGCCGCTGGTGAACTCAAATACATCGGACAGATCAAGCGTGCCCTTGCCCAGCAGATTAAGGAACCGGACGATGAGTGGGTGAGGTTCTTCACCTCGCGAGTCTATGAAGGACAGTTCACTCAAAAAGTGCGCGAGCAATTTCGTGTGCTCGTTGCCAAGGCATCAAAGCAGTATCTGAACGACCAAGTAAATGAGCGGTTGAAAGCTGCGCTTGGCAGCGAAGAACGGGTCTCCGCTGCAAATGCGGTGATTGATCCTTCTGACATGAGTGAACTTGTGGCTGAGTCAGACGTAATCGACGGCGAGAAGGGGATTGAAACGACTCTCGAAGAGATTGAGGGGTATCAAATCGTCCGTGCGATTGTATGCAGCGACGTTCGCCTTGCGCGAGTCACTCAGCGCGATACGAAATCGTATTTTGGCATTCTCCTCGATGACAACAACAGAAAGCCGATCGCACGGTTGCACTTTAATCGTGCCCAAAAGTACTTGGGTTTGTTCGACGAGGACAAAGTCGAAACGCGCCATCCCATCGACTCACTGGACGAGATCTACGAGCATGTTGATCACTTGCGAGCGACCGTCGGAAAATACGAATAA
- a CDS encoding S-(hydroxymethyl)mycothiol dehydrogenase — protein MVHKVQGVIVREKNAPATIETILVPEPGPGEALVDILTSGVCHTDLHYQQGGISDDFPFLLGHEATGIVNSVGPDVTEVKPGDRVILNWRAVCGECRACAKGQPQYCFNTHNATQKMTLEDGTELSPALGIGAFIEKTLVAAGQCTKVDDESDAAAIGLLGCGIMAGIGAAINTGEVKRGESVAVIGCGGVGIAAIQGSQLAGATTIIAVDIDQAKLDRALELGATHAVNSRNEDPVEAIRALTGGHGADVVIEAVGRPETYKQAFYARDLAGRVVLVGVPTPEMMLELPLLDIFGRGGSLKSSWYGDCLPSRDFPMLVEQYKLGRLNLDAFVSERIGLGDVEAAFAKMHAGTVLRSVVEL, from the coding sequence TTGGTCCACAAGGTTCAGGGCGTAATCGTCCGCGAGAAAAACGCGCCAGCAACAATCGAGACCATCCTCGTTCCCGAGCCGGGGCCGGGCGAGGCCCTCGTCGATATCCTCACGAGCGGTGTCTGCCACACCGACCTGCACTACCAGCAGGGCGGCATCAGCGACGATTTCCCCTTCCTGCTTGGCCACGAGGCAACCGGCATCGTCAACTCCGTCGGACCAGACGTCACCGAGGTCAAGCCAGGCGACCGTGTCATCCTCAACTGGCGGGCCGTCTGCGGCGAATGCCGCGCCTGCGCAAAGGGGCAGCCTCAGTACTGCTTCAACACCCACAACGCCACCCAAAAGATGACACTCGAAGACGGCACCGAGCTGTCACCGGCGCTCGGCATTGGCGCCTTCATCGAGAAGACCCTCGTTGCCGCAGGGCAGTGCACCAAAGTTGACGACGAATCCGACGCAGCCGCAATTGGGCTGCTCGGCTGCGGCATCATGGCCGGTATCGGCGCTGCCATCAACACCGGCGAGGTCAAGCGCGGCGAATCCGTTGCGGTCATCGGATGCGGCGGCGTCGGCATCGCGGCCATCCAGGGCTCCCAGCTCGCAGGCGCAACCACCATCATCGCCGTCGATATCGACCAGGCAAAACTCGACCGCGCGCTTGAGCTCGGCGCGACCCACGCCGTGAACTCGCGCAACGAAGACCCGGTCGAAGCCATCCGCGCCCTCACCGGAGGCCACGGAGCCGACGTTGTCATCGAGGCCGTCGGACGACCAGAAACCTATAAGCAGGCGTTCTACGCCCGAGATCTCGCCGGCCGAGTTGTACTCGTTGGCGTGCCAACGCCAGAGATGATGCTTGAACTGCCCCTGCTTGACATCTTCGGCCGCGGCGGCTCGCTCAAATCCTCATGGTACGGCGACTGCCTGCCGAGCCGCGATTTTCCAATGCTCGTTGAGCAGTACAAACTTGGCCGACTCAACCTCGACGCCTTCGTCTCCGAACGCATCGGACTCGGAGACGTTGAGGCGGCCTTCGCCAAAATGCACGCAGGAACAGTACTCCGATCGGTGGTTGAACTCTGA